In Zunongwangia profunda SM-A87, the following proteins share a genomic window:
- a CDS encoding enoyl-ACP reductase FabI yields MSYNLLKGKKGIIFGALDENSIAWKTAVKAHEEGAEIVLTNAPIAMRMGSIKTLAEQIGAEIVPADATKVEDLENLVDKATEILGGKIDFVLHSIGMSVNVRKGKHYTDQNYDWTAKGWDVSAVSFHKTMQALYQKDAMSEWGSIVALSYMAAQRVFPDYNDMADNKAYLESIARSFGYFFGKEKKVRVNTISQSPTPTTAGQGVKGFDGFIAYADKMSPLGNATAQDCADYTITLFSDLTKKVTLQNLYHDGGFSNVGVSQEVMEAFVEKESEK; encoded by the coding sequence ATGTCATATAACCTTTTAAAAGGAAAAAAAGGAATCATTTTCGGGGCATTAGATGAGAATTCTATTGCATGGAAAACCGCTGTGAAAGCGCACGAAGAAGGTGCTGAAATTGTACTTACCAACGCGCCAATCGCCATGAGAATGGGAAGTATTAAAACTTTAGCTGAGCAAATTGGTGCTGAAATTGTTCCTGCAGATGCTACAAAAGTTGAAGATTTAGAAAATCTTGTAGACAAAGCTACAGAAATCCTTGGAGGCAAGATCGATTTTGTACTTCACTCTATCGGAATGTCTGTAAACGTAAGAAAAGGGAAGCACTATACCGATCAAAATTATGACTGGACAGCAAAAGGTTGGGATGTATCTGCGGTTTCTTTCCATAAAACCATGCAGGCACTTTATCAAAAAGATGCCATGAGTGAATGGGGGAGTATTGTAGCACTTTCGTATATGGCAGCGCAACGCGTATTCCCAGATTATAACGATATGGCTGATAATAAGGCGTATTTGGAAAGTATAGCACGTAGTTTTGGTTATTTCTTCGGGAAAGAAAAAAAGGTTCGAGTTAATACCATTTCTCAATCCCCAACACCAACTACTGCCGGGCAGGGGGTAAAAGGTTTTGACGGTTTTATTGCGTATGCAGATAAAATGTCTCCACTGGGTAATGCTACCGCTCAGGATTGTGCCGATTATACCATCACACTGTTCTCTGATCTTACTAAAAAAGTTACCTTACAAAACTTATATCACGACGGAGGGTTCTCTAACGTAGGCGTTAGCCAGGAAGTTATGGAAGCATTTGTTGAGAAAGAAAGCGAAAAATAA